In Polaribacter pacificus, the genomic window AGATGAATGAAAAAATCGTATTTGTTTTAAAGCCTAAAACACATATAGTTCTTGCAGAAAAAAGAGAACACAAAGGAAAAAAATACCTGTTTGAAAAATTACCTGACGGACAAAAAACACCCCTAGAATATTTATTAAACAATGAATATAAAAATGCCTTAGCTGGGTACTTAGCAATTCAACAAAAAGACTCACTAGACAAAACAATTAGTCAAAGAACACTTATTACCTATGGTTTTGAAGCCATGAATGAGAAGAAAATGGACCTGGCTATTAATATATTTAAAATTAACACTGTCCTTTACCCTACACAATCGAATGGATTTAACCGTTTAGGAAGCGCATATTGGAGAGTAAAAGACACAAGCAACACCGTTAAAGCATATAAAAAAGCCCTTTCTATCAACCCAGAAAATAGTGAAGCAAGTCGCTTTTTGAAGAAACATAAATTTGAATAGCTTGAAGCATTTAAAATACCCTATTGGACAGGTAAATATCCCTACGGATATTTCTGAAAAAGATTTAGAAAATTGGATTTCGACAATCGAACATTTTCCGACAAGATTGCAAAATCTTACAAATGATTTATCAGAAGAGCAATTAGATACTCCGTATAGACAAGGAGGTTGGTCAATTAGACAAGTAGTACATCATTGCTATGATAGTCACCACAATAGCTATACACGTTTTAAATGGGCACTTACAGAAGAGCAACCTTTAATCAAAGCCTATTATGAAGATCGCTGGGCAGAATTGTTTGACTCTAAATTAGCTCCTATCTCATTGTCAATTAATGGGATTATAGCTTTACATGCAAAATGGACTTATCTTTTAAAAGGTTTAAATGAAACAGATTTAAACAAGATGTTTATCCATCCAGAAACAGGCAAAAAAAACAGTTTAAAAGCAACTATTGGTGTATACCATTGGCATTGCAATCACCACTATGCGCATATTGAACAGCTTTGCATTCGAAAAAATTGGAAATAATACCTATCTTTAAGTTTTAAAATAGCCTATTCTAATGAAAACAGCAAAAGAATGGTTTGATGAATATGCAGTAAGTCATCAAAACCAAACCAATAAAACGATCCATTTTATCTGTGTGCCTGCAATATTTTTTAGCATCTTTGGTTTGTTAATGAGCATCCCTACAAGCTTTTTAGAAGGGCGTTTTGGCTTGTACAATCCTCTCTTAGAAAACTGGGCTGCGATGGTAGCTGTTTTTATGCTCCTTTTTTACCTTAGGTTGGGTTTTTGGCATTTTGTAAACATGCTACTTTTTACCTGCCTGGCAATTGCAGGAAATTATTGGCTTAGCCAGCAAACTTCTTTGTTTTATACATCTTTAATAATTTTTGTTCTTGCTTGGATTGGACAATTTTATGGACATAAGATTGAAGGTAAAAAGCCTTCATTTATCAAGGATTTACAATTTTTATTGATTGGTCCACTTTGGGTGCTTCAAAAAATTGGACGAAACAACTAAATGTGTTAGCATGAAACAAAGCATAACCTTTGATGATTTTTTAAAAGTAGATATTAGAGTTGGTACTATTATAGAAGTCAATGATTTTCCTAAAGCAAGAAAACCCGCCTACCAACTAAGAATAGATTTTGGTGATTTGGGAATCAAAAAATCGAGTGCTCAAATTACAGATCTATATACCAAAGAAGATTTGCTTAACAAACAAGTAAGTGCCATTGTTAATTTTAAGCCTCGTCAAATAGCAAATTTTATGAGTGAGTGTTTGGTTTTAGGAGTCTACAACAAGAACAATGAAGTTGTATTGCTTGAAGCTTCTGCACCAATTAAAAATGGTGAGCAAATATCCTAACGATCTGGATTGTTTAAGATTACCAAAGCTCCGATAACGCCAGGAATCCATCCGCAAAGCGTAAGCAAACAAATAATGATAAAAGAACCACAGCCTTTACCTATTACTGATAAGGGTGGGAAAATTATTGCCAACAACACTCTAAAGATACTCATCGCTTTCTAATATTTATATACTTAAAAGACGGTAAGTTTTAGTTTTTGTTACACCTCTAGGTCTATTTTTTTAAAAAATTAAAGTAAAAAAGGCAGCGTTTAGATCAACGCTGCCTTTTTATATTCTTAACAAGAATACTAGTGCTCACTACATTTTATCAGCAAAATAAATAGCATTCATTAACAATTTATTGGTTCCAAACCAAAATGCTCTAAAGTTAGTGTTATCTGTAAAAGCGATAACTCTTCCTCTACCAGATCTTTGCACTTGAAAAGGCACAGTATTACCAATCACTTTTAAGTTCTCTTTAGAAATATACCCAGCTAATAAAGGATTCGCTGTGTATTGAATTGGATTGTTGTAATTTCTTGAATTTGCCTTGATAAAAGTTGTCGAATTTCTAAACATTGGCAATTCGTCATTCTTATATCCAAAGTTAATAGGATGAGACAAATCTAACTTTGTATTAAAGATAGCACCTCCGACTACCTGCGCTCCAGACAATAAACTTCTATTCTCAAAAGAAACAGGAATGTTTGGTGATTTTGATGATACATACTCCAAATTCATAAACTTATTAGATGATAACCATCTAACAGCTCCTCTATAACCAATTAGAACTCCACCGTTTCTAACCCAAGCCTTTAAATCATCAGCTCCAGCTTTACTAATACCACCTCCACTAGGGAAGATAATTGTAGAATACTTGCTTAAATTAACTCTTCCAACACGAGATACATCTAATTTAGTTACTGTTATATCAAATCGTTGGTCAAACAAATGCCAGATTTCTCCTGCATCACTACTAGAGATTCCGCTTCCTACTAATACAGCAATCTTTTTCTTACTGATATCACTAAAATTATTACTTCCTAAATCAACACCATCATTTAATCCTGTGCTAGTTCCAAATATATCTAAGTAACTTTCTTTGGCAACTTTGTTTAAAAAGGCATACAACTCACCAGAATTTAAGCTCTGATTTTGAACAGGAATAAAAATAGTTCCGTAATCGTATTTTTTATTTTCGTTTTTAAACTGCTTTAAACCAACTTTAGCACGGATTCCTTTTTCCAAAATCATGTTTAATGCCTTTGGTGAATAGTACTCGTTCCATGGCATTAAATATCCGTAGTTGCTAATTTTTGACACCTTACCAGTTGGCAAAGTTAAATTGGTTACTTCTTTTCCAATTCTACTTGTAGAAACCTCTTCTTCATAATCTAAGTTAAACGCTAATGGAAATGTCCAAGCAGAAATATCATAAAACAAGCTATCGGTAAATTTGGTAGTTTTTTGGAACATCGCTTTTACCAATCGGTTGTTTTTTTGATCCATTGGGATAATAAAACTATATCCTTTTTTGTAAGTTTTTCCCTTCGATGTAAAATCAGATTTTACTTCATTAAACTTAATATGTTGTCTTTTTAAGATTTCTGCTAAGTGATAGGTTCTTGCAGCATCTTTTTCGTCTCCAAAAACAATAGCTTTTGCTTTTGACCCTTCTTTATAGGCTTGCTTATAAAAATCTTGTTGATACTTTAAAATCTTTACACGCATTGCTTGAGCAGCTGCCAAAGTAGACAAGGCTGCAGTAAATTGATTTCTAACTGTAAAAGGGAATGTGATAATTCCGTTAACGCTTTCTTGAGCATGTCCTCTAGAACTCGCTTGTTCAAATAAGATTCCAATACTTCCGTTTACATCTGGAAAAGTAGATCCTTTACCATAATAAAAATCATCAAAGCTTTCTTCAGAATAATACATAGATCCTAATTTATCAAACGCTTTTGCGTGATAATTACCAATTTCTTTAGTAAGGTCTTGATTAAGCTGTGGAGTTAAAGGATTGGTTCTTGAAGGAATTCCTGGTTGAAAAAAGAAACTTGAGTTGGTTCCCATTTCATGGTGATCTGTTAAAATATTTGGCAACCATTTGTGGAAAGTCTCAATACGTGCACGACTTTCTGCCAATTGTACAGGCAACCAGTCTCTATTCATATCAAACCAATAGTGATTGGTTCTACCTCCTGGCCAAACTTCACTATACTCTCTATCGTTTGGATCTGGATTGATGTTTTTTGCTTTATTGGTATTTGCCCAATAAGCAAAACGCTGTAATCCGTCAGGATTAAATGAAGGATCAAATAAGATAATAGTGTTGTCTAACATGTCCTCTATCTCTTTACCTTGGCCAGCAGCTAGATAATAAGCAACTGCTAAAGCAGCGTTAGAACCACTTGGCTCGTTTCCGTGAATAGAAAACCCTTGATTTACCACTATAGGCAAATTAGACACATCCATGTTTGGATTTTCTGTAAGCGCCAAGTGTTGCTTGCGAATATTTTCAAGGTTTTGATGATTTTTTGGCGATGTAATTGTTAATAACAATAAAGGTCTGCCCTCATAAGTGGTCCCTCTGTTTTCTATAGAAATACGATCAGAAGAAGCCGCTAAAGCCTTCATGTACTCAGCTAGCTTATCATGAGTAATATGCCACTCACCTACTTCATGGCCTATGACAGACTTCGGTGTTGGGATTTGCTGATTGTAACTAATGTTTTGTGGAAGGTAATACGACAAATCTATTTGCTGAGCAGAAAGACTTGCAGTAAAAAATGCAATTAATACTAAAAATTTTCTCATTGGTTGTTTGTTAATTTTTATAAAAATAAACCCACAAGTTATAAAAACAATATTGAACTTCAAAGGGTTATTTTTATTCAACAAAACACCCACAAGTTTCTAATATTTAGCTTAATTTTACTTGTAGTCACCAATCAATGATAAAATGATAAATGAGTAAGAATGCAGCTGTTTTATGGACAGGAGGAAAAGACTGTGCTTTGGCCTTTTACAAGAGTCAATTAGAGGGTCACAATATTAAGTTACTTGTTACTTTTACTCCCAAAAACCCTGTTTTTAAAGCACATTCTTTGGCGCTTATAAAATTACAAGCAAAAGCTATTGATCTTCCACATCTTAGTATCGTCATTGATCAACCAATAAGAGACAGTTATCAAAAAAATATTTCACTTTTAAAACAGCAGCACCATATTGATGTTTTAATTACAGGTGATATCGATCAAATAGACAATCACAACAATTGGATAGAAGATTGTTGTAAACCATCAGGAATGCTTGTACACAAGCCTCTTTGGAAGCTTGAACGCGAAAGTATCTTAGACCAATTGATCTCAAATAATTTTGAAGTGATTTTTAGCCTGGTTAAAAAAGATTTAGATTTAACTGATTTTCTAGGACATAGAATTACAACAGACCAAATTGATCAGCTTAAAAAAAATAAAAACATAGATCTTTGTGGGGAGAACGGAGCCTATCATACTATGACGCTTAACGCACCTTTTTTTACTAAAAAAATAGTGCTTACATCTACTATAAAAGAAGACAATGAGTATGCATATCTTTGTATACAAAGCACAAAATTAGAAGAAAAATAATCATCAATGACGGTAGAAGACACATTAGACGATTTAAGACAAATACTTGAGGGAGCTTTGCATGTTGATGCACTGCATAAAGCCATCTACGCAACGGATGCTTCTGTATATAGAAAAACTCCCTTGGCCGTTGCTTACCCCAAAAACATAACTGATATTCAGAAGTTGATTGCCTATGCAAGCGGCAATAATAGTACATTAATTCCGAGAACTGCTGGGACTTCTTTAGCGGGGCAATGTGTGGGTGATGGTATCGTGGTAGATGTTTCAAAACATTTTACACAGATTGGACACTTAGACTTAGAAGCAAAGACCATTGAGGTAGAACCAGGTGTAATTAGAGATGATCTAAATCGATTTTTAAAACCTTATGGGCTATTTTTTGGACCAAACACATCTACCTCTAACCGTTGTATGATTGGTGGAATGGTGGGTAACAATTCTTCTGGGAGTACTTCTATTCGCTATGGGGTTACTAGAGACAAGGTGATTGCTATTGATGCTATTTTAAGCGATGGGTCTTTGGTAAATTTTACTGAGATTAGTTCAGAAGATTTTATAAACAAAACTCAAGAAGAAACGCTAGAAGGGACTATATACGGGAGTATCTATAAAGAATTAATCTACGATTCTGTTCAAGAAGAGATAAAGAAAGAATTCCCGAAAGCTCAAATCCACAGAAGAAATACAGGCTATGCAATTGATGAACTGCTTCACTCTGATTTATTTGGAGGAAAAGAGCCTACAATAAACCTAGCTAAACTTTTAGCAGGTAGTGAAGGTACCTTGGCTTTTTCTACTAAGATCACCTTAC contains:
- a CDS encoding diphthine--ammonia ligase — translated: MSKNAAVLWTGGKDCALAFYKSQLEGHNIKLLVTFTPKNPVFKAHSLALIKLQAKAIDLPHLSIVIDQPIRDSYQKNISLLKQQHHIDVLITGDIDQIDNHNNWIEDCCKPSGMLVHKPLWKLERESILDQLISNNFEVIFSLVKKDLDLTDFLGHRITTDQIDQLKKNKNIDLCGENGAYHTMTLNAPFFTKKIVLTSTIKEDNEYAYLCIQSTKLEEK
- a CDS encoding YfiT family bacillithiol transferase, with amino-acid sequence MKHLKYPIGQVNIPTDISEKDLENWISTIEHFPTRLQNLTNDLSEEQLDTPYRQGGWSIRQVVHHCYDSHHNSYTRFKWALTEEQPLIKAYYEDRWAELFDSKLAPISLSINGIIALHAKWTYLLKGLNETDLNKMFIHPETGKKNSLKATIGVYHWHCNHHYAHIEQLCIRKNWK
- a CDS encoding tRNA-binding protein translates to MKQSITFDDFLKVDIRVGTIIEVNDFPKARKPAYQLRIDFGDLGIKKSSAQITDLYTKEDLLNKQVSAIVNFKPRQIANFMSECLVLGVYNKNNEVVLLEASAPIKNGEQIS
- a CDS encoding tetratricopeptide repeat protein, translated to MKRSFFFLSFLCFFACSNSKNSPNFIEKVTGKYLFNSNESIEIYFLDNELKVKWRGNDNISPLKVNDSTFYVQEMNEKIVFVLKPKTHIVLAEKREHKGKKYLFEKLPDGQKTPLEYLLNNEYKNALAGYLAIQQKDSLDKTISQRTLITYGFEAMNEKKMDLAINIFKINTVLYPTQSNGFNRLGSAYWRVKDTSNTVKAYKKALSINPENSEASRFLKKHKFE
- a CDS encoding DUF962 domain-containing protein, which encodes MKTAKEWFDEYAVSHQNQTNKTIHFICVPAIFFSIFGLLMSIPTSFLEGRFGLYNPLLENWAAMVAVFMLLFYLRLGFWHFVNMLLFTCLAIAGNYWLSQQTSLFYTSLIIFVLAWIGQFYGHKIEGKKPSFIKDLQFLLIGPLWVLQKIGRNN
- a CDS encoding M14 family metallopeptidase; this encodes MRKFLVLIAFFTASLSAQQIDLSYYLPQNISYNQQIPTPKSVIGHEVGEWHITHDKLAEYMKALAASSDRISIENRGTTYEGRPLLLLTITSPKNHQNLENIRKQHLALTENPNMDVSNLPIVVNQGFSIHGNEPSGSNAALAVAYYLAAGQGKEIEDMLDNTIILFDPSFNPDGLQRFAYWANTNKAKNINPDPNDREYSEVWPGGRTNHYWFDMNRDWLPVQLAESRARIETFHKWLPNILTDHHEMGTNSSFFFQPGIPSRTNPLTPQLNQDLTKEIGNYHAKAFDKLGSMYYSEESFDDFYYGKGSTFPDVNGSIGILFEQASSRGHAQESVNGIITFPFTVRNQFTAALSTLAAAQAMRVKILKYQQDFYKQAYKEGSKAKAIVFGDEKDAARTYHLAEILKRQHIKFNEVKSDFTSKGKTYKKGYSFIIPMDQKNNRLVKAMFQKTTKFTDSLFYDISAWTFPLAFNLDYEEEVSTSRIGKEVTNLTLPTGKVSKISNYGYLMPWNEYYSPKALNMILEKGIRAKVGLKQFKNENKKYDYGTIFIPVQNQSLNSGELYAFLNKVAKESYLDIFGTSTGLNDGVDLGSNNFSDISKKKIAVLVGSGISSSDAGEIWHLFDQRFDITVTKLDVSRVGRVNLSKYSTIIFPSGGGISKAGADDLKAWVRNGGVLIGYRGAVRWLSSNKFMNLEYVSSKSPNIPVSFENRSLLSGAQVVGGAIFNTKLDLSHPINFGYKNDELPMFRNSTTFIKANSRNYNNPIQYTANPLLAGYISKENLKVIGNTVPFQVQRSGRGRVIAFTDNTNFRAFWFGTNKLLMNAIYFADKM
- a CDS encoding YqaE/Pmp3 family membrane protein — translated: MSIFRVLLAIIFPPLSVIGKGCGSFIIICLLTLCGWIPGVIGALVILNNPDR